One Panicum virgatum strain AP13 chromosome 9K, P.virgatum_v5, whole genome shotgun sequence genomic region harbors:
- the LOC120649537 gene encoding putative ALA-interacting subunit 2: MDEASTSASGGATRRAFPAARSGVYYRFTQQNLPAWKPAMTPGCLIATFLIIGIIFVPFGLFCLQTSNHVAEIIRRYDVGCVPNAYRGNKQAYIKDSSISKNCTLEVKVLDHMRAPIYVYYELENFYQNHRRYVKSRSDKQLRFGAKYTAESCSPIQWDDNGFPIVPCGLIAWSLFNDTYDFTYGSKEIKVNRKNISWKSDREHKFGKNVFPSNFQNGSFIGGGKLYPMVPLSEQEDLIVWMRTSALPKFRKLYGVIEEDLQVDETMTIFIRNNYNTYTFGGKKSIVLSTTTWLGGKNDFLGYSYIVTGSMSIFMSILFALIHVKYPRPQGDPNCLSWNRKNSSN, from the exons ATGGACGAAGCGAGCACCTCCGCGTCCGGCGGTGCGACGAGGCGCGCCTTCCCGGCGGCGAGATCGGGAG TTTACTATAGGTTCACCCAGCAGAATCTCCCAGCTTGGAAGCCAGCAATGACACCTGGATGT CTGATAGCCACGTTCTTGATTATTGGAATCATTTTCGTTCCTTTTGGGCTGTTTTGCCTACAGACGTCAAATCAT GTTGCAGAAATCATTCGCCGCTATGATGTTGGCTGTGTGCCCAATGCTTACAGAGGAAATAAGCAAGCTTATATTAAGGACAGCTCAATTTCAAAGAACTGTACTCTGGAAGTGAAG GTTCTGGATCATATGAGAGCACCAATTTATGTTTATTATGAACTTGAGAACTTCTACCAGAATCATCGCAG GTATGTCAAGAGTAGAAGTGATAAACAGCTGCGTTTTGGGGCAAAATACACTGCTGAATCATGCAGTCCCATTCAATGGGATGATAATGGTTTTCCAATTGTTCCCTGCGGCTTGATTGCCTGGAGCTTATTCAATGATACTTATGATTTTACTTATGGGTCCAAGGAAATAAAGGTCAACAGGAAAAATATTTCATGGAAGAGCGATCGGGAGCATAAGTTTGGCAAAAATGTATTTCCTTCCAACTTTCAGAATGGGAGCTTCATTGGAGGCGGAAAACTCTATCCTATGGTCCCA CTGAGTGAACAGGAAGATCTTATTGTGTGGATGCGTACTTCTGCTCTTCCCAAATTTCGAAAGCTCTATGGTGTGATAGAAGAGGATTTACAGGTTGATGAGACCATGACCATATTTATAAGAAATAATTACAACACCTACACTTTTGGTGGAAAGAAAAGCATAGTTCTTTCGACAACAACCTGGTTAGGTGGCAAGAATGACTTCCTTGGATATTCTTATATTGTCACCGGTTCGATGAGCATCTTCATGTCAATTCTCTTTGCTCTGATCCATGTGAAGTACCCAAG GCCGCAAGGGGATCCTAATTGCCTATCATGGAACCGGAAAAACAGCAGTAACTAA
- the LOC120649536 gene encoding uncharacterized protein LOC120649536, with the protein MREEVRSSSGAAAEPPLAVARSSSPLHTPVASSAGASSPAMQANIGRQASRVDSSSQVAAHVYHPSHSFDAAGTAMDSAPSCRPWERGDLLRRLATFKPSTWASKPKAASSLACAQRGWVNIDLDKIECESCGAHLIFNALMSWSPVEVASAGEAFAEQLDAAHQNSCPWRGNSCADSLVQLPLTQSALIGGFKDRCDGLLQFTSLPVIASSAIENMRMARSAQIDRLLSQSITFLSGVLGCKAECTAGVEIHQDASCDYSQAQKLIGLCGWEPRWLPNVQDCEENSTHSAKNAPSVGPDEPFYPHFVDHIKNSFSASAKRDKGKGKLPLRDSGCSMRSPLLDCSLCGATVRMWDFKPVLRPSRLSPNNIDVPETGRKLTLTRGISAASGINEWVADGVERGQDEGRDEAATNEGKSPSIIGVDLNLTMAGGLPSPRSATPAASERFNNGGMGRDLMIGQPTGSEVGDCEISYESCGPSSRKRNLEEGGSTADNPQDRLQHADSIEGNFIDHDGEEVDDAAQDSDVPNKKSRGLDLFDAYRPSSGAGPSRNLSFDPDVGAGMLSPSRTIDLAVERPAARDSLRASSVIAMDTVRTSEEDSMESVEYYPGDGNDTDMPSSSAHRNIEMNDVLDLNYSNHAQQSANAHAAAGSDAREIGGSSINEGEEVINAETAPAFGRDQLSIGISGGSVGMGASHEAEIHGNAASLHRVESVVGDAEPIAELTETMGQTGESGPGPGLMDEFVPEEVNREEPHGDSQDMVSRSVGQADSGSKIYGSTKADSVESREKIGHATGIESSMRPSLSCNAGMCAGFDPAKDDVTQSGRKILTTDDALMGLDYDPGNGLGATNGENDYEAGLLEFDPVKHHNSYCPWVNGIVAAACCNNFGSSSSSSALSGWQLTIDALDTFHSLGQAQNQIMQSDSAASLYMGDQITNNRRLGRRPSVSRSYGKC; encoded by the exons ATGCGAGAGGAGGTGAGGAGCTCGTCTGGAGCGGCGGCCGAGCCGCCGCTGGCTGTAGCCCGCTCCTCGTCGCCGCTGCACACCCCGGTGGCCAG TTCTGCTGGTGCCTCATCACCTGCTATGCAAGCTAACATTGGCAGACAAGCTTCCAGAGTTGACTCATCATCAcaagttgctgcacatgtctaTCATCCTTCCCACAGTTTTGATGCTGCTGGAACTGCTATGGATTCTGCGCCATCATGTAGACCATGGGAACGTGGAGACTTACTTCGTCGACTGGCAACATTTAAACCTTCAACTTGGGCTTCCAAGCCAAAG GCTGCTAGTTCATTGGCCTGTGCTCAAAGAGGTTGGGTGAACATTGATCTGGACAAAATTGAATGTGAATCATGTGGTGCACATCTTATATTCAATGCATTGATGTCCTGGTCTCCGGTTGAAG TTGCAAGTGCTGGAGAAGCCTTTGCTGAGCAGCTTGATGCAGCACACCAGAATAGTTGTCCCTGGAGAGGCAATAGCTGTGCTGACAGCTTGGTTCAGCTCCCCCTTACCCAATCAGCTCTTATTGGAGGTTTTAAAGATCGCTGTGACGGGCTTTTACAGTTTACCTCTCTTCCTGTGATTGCATCATCTGCAATTGAGAATATGAGGATGGCCAGGAGCGCACAAATTGACCGTCTATTATCCCAGTCGATTACCTTTCTATCTGGTGTGCTGGGTTGCAAAGCAGAGTGCACAGCAGGAGTTGAAATACATCAAGATGCCTCTTGTGACTATTCTCAA GCACAGAAGCTTATAGGCCTGTGTGGATGGGAGCCTAGGTGGCTTCCAAATGTTCAAGACTGTGAAGAAAATTCAACCCATTCGGCTAAAAATGCACCCTCAGTTGGACCTGATGAACCATTCTATCCCCATTTTGTTGACCATATCAAAAATTCGTTTTCTGCATCAGCCAAGAGAGATAAGGGGAAAGGCAAATTGCCCCTTAGAGATTCTGGATGCAGCATGAGGTCACCACTGTTAGATTGTAGCCTGTGTGGAGCTACAGTCCGGATGTGGGACTTCAAACCTGTGCTTCGTCCTTCTCGTTTGAGTCCAAATAACATTGATGTGCCTGAAACAGGCAGAAAGCTAACACTGACACGCGGGATTAGTGCTGCTAGTGGGATCAATGAGTGGGTTGCTGATGGGGTGGAAAGAGGTCAAGATGAAGGGCGTGATGAAGCAGCAACCAATGAGGGGAAATCACCATCAATTATTGGAGTAGACCTCAACCTAACAATGGCTGGAGGATTACCATCACCTCGATCTGCCACGCCTGCTGCATCCGAGCGGTTCAATAATGGAGGAATGGGAAGGGATCTTATGATCGGACAACCTACAGGCAGTGAAGTTGGTGATTGTGAGATCTCATATGAGTCCTGTGGTCCGAGTTCAAGGAAGCGTAACCTTGAGGAAGGTGGGAGCACAGCTGACAATCCACAAGACAGGCTACAGCATGCGGACAGCATAGAAGGAAATTTCATTGATCATGATGGTGAGGAAGTTGATGATGCCGCACAAGATTCAGATGTCCCGAATAAGAAGTCCCGTGGGCTTGATTTGTTTGATGCCTATCGTCCATCTTCGGGAGCTGGCCCCAGTAGAAACTTGTCCTTTGACCCTGATGTGGGGGCTGGTATGCTCAGTCCCTCTAGGACTATTGACCTAGCAGTTGAGCGTCCGGCTGCTAGAGATTCTTTGAGGGCATCTTCTGTTATTGCAATGGATACTGTTCGTACTTCTGAGGAAGATTCTATGGAGAGTGTCGAGTATTATCCAGGTGATGGTAATGATACCGATATGCCTTCTTCTAGTGCACATAGGAACATTGAAATGAATGATGTCTTGGATCTTAACTATAGCAATCATGCACAGCAAAGTGCTAATGcacatgctgctgctggaagtgATGCAAGAGAAATAGGAGGGAGCAGTATAAATGAAGGGGAGGAAGTGATCAATGCTGAAACTGCACCTGCTTTTGGAAGGGATCAACTTAGTATCGGAATTAGTGGTGGAAGCGTTGGCATGGGAGCTAGCCATGAGGCTGAAATTCATGGAAATGCTGCATCTCTGCATAGAGTTGAGAGTGTTGTTGGTGATGCTGAACCTATTGCTGAACTTACTGAGACAATGGGGCAGACAGGTGAATCAGGTCCAGGACCTGGATTAATGGATGAATTTGTACCTGAAGAAGTAAATCGAGAAGAACCTCATGGAGACAGCCAAGATATGGTGTCTCGGTCAGTGGGCCAAGCTGACAGtggttcaaaaatatatggctcTACCAAAGCTGATTCTGTTGAAAGTAGAGAAAAGATAGGTCATGCAACTGGTATTGAGAGCAGCATGCGCCCTTCCCTTTCTTGCAATGCAGGGATGTGTGCTGGTTTTGATCCAGCTAAAGACGATGTGACACAGTCTGGCCGCAAAATACTTACTACTGATGATGCATTAATGGGGCTAGATTATGATCCTGGGAATGGATTAG GAGCTACTAATGGAGAAAATGACTATGAAGCGGGTCTGCTGGAATTTGATCCTGTTAAGCATCACAATAGTTACTGTCCTTGGGTGAACGGAATTGTTGCAGCTGCTTGCTGTAACAACTTTGGCTCCAGCTCAAGTAGTTCAGCACTCTCCGGTTGGCAGTTAACTATAGATGCACTTGATACGTTCCATTCACTCGGTCAAGCTCAAAATCAAATTATGCAATCTGACTCTGCAGCTTCATTATATATG GGTGACCAGATAACCAATAACCGCAGGCTAGGGAGAAGGCCTTCTGTGAGCAGAAGCTATGGAAAATGCTGA
- the LOC120649539 gene encoding transcription termination factor MTEF1, chloroplastic-like, whose translation MPLCSFYASTSLPVAKPQQSVASSNKPHSTAAASVATTAPTRSATATVSTATAALSLHLPELPSQVKDKILSLELMGVDYGRALELNPALRDAAPESIHAVVSFLQSRGLHFKDLGRVFGMCPSVLTASVRADLRPVFAFLSEDLGVPESAHRRVVVKCPRVLACSVRDQLRPALIYLCRLGFRDTRALALQDPILLVSSVERTLAPKLQFLAGLGMSRDDAVAMVLRCPALFTFSIERNYRPKFEYLVEAMGGGVEDIKAFPQFFAFSLEKRIAPRHRAVEEAGVTMPLPDMLKATDEEFTEMLEKERRLQEQAAATD comes from the coding sequence ATGCCGCTCTGCAGCTTCTACGCCTCCACCTCCCTCCCCGTCGCCAAGCCGCAGCAGTCCGTCGCGTCCTCTAATAAGCCTCactccaccgccgcggcctccgtgGCGACCACCGCGCCGACGCGCAGCGCGACGGCGACTGTGtccacggccacggcggcgctgtcgctGCACCTCCCCGAGCTGCCGTCGCAGGTGAAGGACAAGATCCTGAGCCTGGAGCTGATGGGCGTGGACTACGGGCGCGCGCTGGAGCTGAACCCTGCGCTCCGCGACGCGGCGCCGGAGTCCATCCACGCGGTGGTGTCCTTCCTCCAGTCCCGCGGGCTCCACTTCAAGGACCTCGGCCGCGTCTTCGGCATGTGCCCGTCCGTGCTCACCGCCAGCGTCCGCGCCGACCTCCGCCCCGTCTTCGCCTTCCTCTCCGAGGACCTCGGCGTCCCGGAGTCCGCGCACCGCCGCGTCGTCGTCAAGTGCCCGCGCGTGCTCGCCTGCAGCGTCCGCGaccagctccgccccgcgctcATCTACCTCTGCCGCCTGGGCTTCCGGGACACCCGCGCGCTGGCGCTGCAGGACCCCATCCTCCTCGTCTCCAGCGTGGAGCGCACCCTGGCGCCCAAGCTCCAGTTCCTGGCCGGGCTCGGCATGTCCCGGGACGACGCCGTCGCCATGGTGCTGCGGTGCCCGGCGCTCTTCACCTTCAGCATCGAGCGCAACTACAGGCCCAAGTTCGAGTACCTGGTGGaggccatgggcggcggcgtggaggacaTCAAGGCGTTCCCGCAGTTCTTCGCCTTCAGCCTCGAGAAGCGGAtcgcgccgcgccaccgcgcagTGGAAGAGGCCGGCGTCACGATGCCGCTGCCGGACATGCTCAAGGCCACCGACGAGGAGTTCACGGAGATGCTCGAGAAGGAGCGGAGGCTGCAGGAGCAGGCCGCAGCGACAGACTGA